A single genomic interval of Ktedonobacterales bacterium harbors:
- a CDS encoding YifB family Mg chelatase-like AAA ATPase yields the protein MLAKVQSCAIVGLDGALVEVEVDIGHGLPSFTIVGLPDAAVQESKERVRAALKNSGAIFPMKRLTVNLAPADLRKEGPAYDLPIAVAILLASEQAFADVTDALFLGELSLDGNLRHTDGILPMVSLARDKRVRRVFVPAADALEAALVREVAIHPVENLAQLAAHLRGEHLIEPYVPDPRLLDIQDTTLYGYDMADVRGQEHVKRALEVAASGGHNLLMSGPPGSGKTLLARVTPSILPRMTIDEALDVTKIYSVSGLLPSDVPLIMQRPFRAPHHTISHAGLVGGGRWPRPGEISLAHRGVLFLDELPEFGQNVLEVMRQPLEDKVVTISRAQGTVTFPANFMLVAAMNPCPCGYASDPVKECTCSSGAIAKYQRRISGPLLDRIDIHIEVPRVDYEKLADRRDVERSAAIRARVQAARECQARRFAGTKLTCNAEMGPAEVRAFCDVESGGQSLLKAAMQQLHLSARAFHRILKLARTIADLAGAETIGVNHLAEAIQYRPRIQAG from the coding sequence ATGCTGGCGAAGGTGCAGAGTTGCGCGATAGTTGGTCTGGATGGCGCGCTGGTGGAGGTCGAGGTAGATATTGGACACGGACTGCCTTCCTTTACGATTGTGGGTCTGCCGGATGCGGCGGTGCAGGAATCCAAGGAACGGGTGCGCGCCGCCCTCAAGAATAGCGGCGCCATTTTCCCGATGAAGCGGCTGACGGTGAACCTGGCCCCTGCCGATCTGCGTAAGGAAGGCCCGGCGTATGATCTGCCGATTGCGGTAGCGATCCTGCTGGCTTCTGAGCAGGCGTTTGCTGATGTGACAGATGCTCTGTTTCTGGGTGAGCTTTCGCTGGATGGCAATCTGCGGCATACGGATGGCATTTTGCCGATGGTTTCGCTGGCCCGTGATAAGCGGGTGCGCCGTGTTTTTGTTCCGGCGGCGGACGCGCTGGAAGCCGCGTTAGTGCGGGAGGTGGCGATCCATCCGGTAGAAAACCTGGCCCAGCTTGCGGCGCATCTGCGTGGCGAACACCTGATTGAACCCTATGTGCCTGATCCCAGGCTTCTCGATATTCAGGACACCACGCTCTATGGGTATGATATGGCCGATGTGCGCGGCCAGGAGCATGTAAAGCGCGCGCTGGAAGTGGCAGCCAGCGGTGGACACAATCTGTTGATGAGCGGGCCGCCAGGTTCGGGCAAGACGCTGCTGGCGCGGGTGACACCTTCTATCCTGCCACGCATGACAATTGATGAAGCCCTGGATGTGACCAAGATTTATAGCGTCAGCGGCCTCTTGCCGTCGGACGTGCCGCTGATTATGCAGCGGCCATTTCGCGCGCCTCACCATACTATCAGTCACGCTGGATTAGTCGGCGGGGGACGCTGGCCGCGACCTGGAGAGATTAGCCTTGCGCATCGCGGAGTCCTGTTTCTTGACGAACTCCCTGAGTTTGGGCAGAATGTGTTGGAGGTGATGCGTCAGCCGCTGGAAGATAAGGTGGTGACGATTTCGCGGGCGCAGGGTACGGTCACGTTTCCAGCGAACTTTATGCTGGTTGCGGCGATGAACCCCTGTCCCTGTGGGTATGCTTCGGACCCGGTGAAGGAATGCACCTGCTCGTCCGGGGCTATTGCCAAGTATCAGCGTCGCATTAGTGGGCCGCTGCTGGACCGGATCGATATTCATATAGAGGTACCACGAGTGGATTATGAGAAGCTGGCCGACCGGCGAGATGTCGAGCGTTCAGCCGCGATTCGCGCGCGGGTGCAGGCGGCGCGTGAATGCCAGGCCAGGCGCTTTGCCGGGACGAAGCTTACCTGCAACGCCGAGATGGGGCCAGCCGAGGTGCGCGCGTTTTGTGATGTGGAGTCAGGAGGGCAAAGCCTCTTGAAAGCGGCGATGCAGCAGCTTCATCTCTCGGCGCGCGCCTTCCATCGCATTCTAAAGCTGGCGCGCACGATAGCTGATCTGGCTGGGGCCGAGACGATTGGGGTGAATCATCTGGCTGAAGCCATCCAATATCGCCCGCGTATCCAGGCGGGATGA
- the galK gene encoding galactokinase gives MWKVEQRALAAYRQQFSREPQVMASAPGRVNLIGEHTDYTGGFVLPCAIDRRVAVALGSSGQTDRQPEPEASGAITDDEERGLAYAADLDDTRTLLGAGGQRDNSWADYLRGVVWALRRAGLTFPAVNAAVAGDVPQGAGLSSSAALEAAMALALTALAQRDLSRRELALLCQKAENECVGVHSGIMDQYAALLSVEGYALCIDCASLEAEAVPLGLDDAGLSLLVCDTRVKRGLGTTAYNTRRASCERAAGTLGLPTLRQAREQDLARLTGEDLQRARHVVRENARVQRAMLALRVGDFATLGRLMYASHDSLRDDYAVSTPELDAVVACARESGALGARLTGAGFGGCALVLLANERVEQAMQAITRRFAQRNFTAPAFYRVRPSTGATLARW, from the coding sequence ATGTGGAAGGTAGAGCAGCGCGCCCTGGCCGCTTATCGCCAGCAGTTTAGCCGCGAGCCGCAGGTGATGGCAAGCGCCCCAGGGCGAGTGAATCTGATCGGCGAACACACCGATTATACCGGCGGCTTTGTGTTGCCCTGCGCGATTGATCGTCGGGTCGCTGTTGCCCTGGGCAGCAGCGGCCAAACCGATAGGCAACCGGAGCCAGAAGCGAGTGGGGCTATTACTGACGACGAGGAGCGCGGGCTGGCTTATGCCGCTGATCTGGATGATACGCGCACTCTGCTGGGGGCAGGAGGCCAGCGCGACAACTCCTGGGCCGATTACCTGCGCGGTGTGGTCTGGGCGCTGAGACGTGCCGGATTGACCTTCCCGGCAGTGAACGCAGCGGTGGCTGGCGATGTCCCGCAGGGCGCGGGACTCTCCTCCTCTGCGGCGCTCGAAGCAGCGATGGCCCTGGCTTTGACGGCTCTGGCGCAGCGGGATTTGTCGCGTCGTGAACTGGCGCTGCTCTGTCAGAAAGCCGAAAATGAATGTGTTGGCGTACACAGCGGCATTATGGATCAATACGCCGCGCTGCTCAGTGTGGAGGGGTACGCGCTCTGCATTGATTGTGCCTCTCTAGAGGCGGAAGCTGTACCCCTGGGCCTGGATGACGCTGGTCTCTCTTTGCTGGTGTGTGATACGCGGGTGAAGCGTGGCCTGGGGACTACTGCCTATAATACGCGGCGCGCCAGTTGCGAGCGCGCCGCAGGGACGCTGGGCCTTCCCACGCTCCGTCAGGCGCGGGAGCAAGATTTGGCGCGGCTGACGGGCGAAGACTTGCAGCGCGCCCGCCATGTGGTACGCGAAAACGCGCGCGTGCAGCGGGCGATGCTGGCGCTGCGCGTGGGCGACTTCGCCACCCTTGGGCGGCTGATGTATGCCTCCCACGACTCGCTGCGCGACGATTACGCTGTTTCCACACCAGAACTCGACGCTGTTGTTGCCTGCGCCCGCGAATCTGGCGCGCTGGGCGCGCGTCTGACGGGGGCAGGGTTTGGCGGATGCGCGCTGGTCTTGCTTGCCAATGAACGAGTAGAACAGGCAATGCAAGCGATTACCAGGCGTTTTGCTCAGCGAAACTTCACTGCGCCCGCCTTCTATAGGGTGCGGCCATCAACTGGGGCAACTCTGGCGCGCTGGTGA